The Microbacterium sp. LWO12-1.2 genome includes a window with the following:
- a CDS encoding APC family permease — translation MATKTKPLAQGGGTLKRNLGLWAIVGLGLGYMTPTVVFDTFGMVARDTDNVVPAAYLVALVVMVFTAISYGKISSAIPSAGSAYTYVRESIHPNLGFMVGWTSLIDYVLLPMVNCLIIRSYLEALFPDIPGWIWVVLYCILVTSIIYMTMRGTSNLNMILLVFSIVVMVVFVVLVIAQLMRGEGAATIASMAPFFHDGATMSAVLMGATIVCFSFIGFDAVTMYAEEAKDPKIMPKAILLTVLLGGAIFLVAGYLSQLRFPDWNEFAPGGDMQFVEDSTLPIIGNLVGGPVLMAVLTAAGFCATLASGLASHASVSRMLLVMGRNNVLPQKAFGYINPRTHTPTFNIVLVGAISLLAIPFTLELIAAWINFGALIAFTFVNISVIAWFAIRKGRRKTPADIFNFIVMPGIGMVLTGLLWANLHEDALRGGLVWTAIGLVYLAIITKGFRKKVVAFDENQAVTGFNKVVKVPVDES, via the coding sequence ATGGCCACGAAGACCAAGCCGCTCGCCCAAGGAGGCGGGACGCTCAAGCGTAATCTCGGATTGTGGGCCATCGTCGGCCTCGGTCTGGGGTACATGACCCCGACTGTCGTCTTCGACACGTTCGGCATGGTCGCCCGCGACACCGACAACGTGGTGCCCGCGGCGTACCTCGTCGCCCTCGTGGTCATGGTGTTCACGGCGATCAGCTACGGCAAGATCTCCAGCGCGATCCCGAGCGCCGGATCCGCCTACACCTACGTGCGGGAGTCGATCCACCCGAACCTCGGCTTCATGGTCGGCTGGACCTCTCTGATCGATTACGTGCTGCTCCCGATGGTGAACTGCCTCATCATCCGCAGCTACCTGGAGGCGCTGTTCCCCGACATCCCCGGCTGGATCTGGGTGGTGCTGTACTGCATCCTCGTCACGAGCATCATCTACATGACGATGCGCGGCACCTCGAACCTCAACATGATCCTGCTGGTCTTCTCGATCGTGGTGATGGTCGTCTTCGTGGTCCTGGTGATCGCGCAGCTGATGCGCGGCGAAGGCGCCGCGACAATCGCCTCGATGGCTCCGTTCTTCCACGATGGCGCGACGATGAGCGCCGTGCTCATGGGCGCGACGATCGTGTGCTTCTCGTTCATCGGCTTCGACGCGGTCACGATGTACGCGGAGGAGGCGAAGGATCCGAAGATCATGCCGAAGGCGATCCTGCTGACGGTCCTCCTGGGCGGCGCGATCTTCCTGGTCGCCGGTTACCTGTCGCAGTTGCGCTTCCCCGACTGGAACGAGTTCGCACCGGGCGGAGACATGCAGTTCGTCGAGGACTCCACGCTCCCGATCATCGGCAACCTGGTCGGAGGGCCGGTGCTGATGGCCGTCCTGACAGCGGCCGGCTTCTGCGCCACGCTCGCCTCTGGCCTGGCGTCGCACGCCTCGGTGTCGCGCATGCTGCTGGTGATGGGCCGCAACAACGTGCTGCCGCAGAAGGCGTTCGGCTACATCAACCCCCGCACGCACACCCCGACGTTCAACATCGTGCTGGTCGGGGCGATCTCGCTCCTCGCGATCCCGTTCACGCTCGAGCTGATCGCGGCGTGGATCAACTTCGGCGCGCTGATCGCCTTCACCTTCGTCAACATCTCGGTGATCGCGTGGTTCGCGATCCGCAAGGGACGCCGCAAGACCCCTGCCGACATCTTCAACTTCATCGTGATGCCGGGAATCGGTATGGTCCTCACCGGGCTCCTGTGGGCGAACCTGCACGAGGATGCTCTGCGCGGCGGTCTGGTCTGGACCGCGATCGGCCTCGTCTACCTCGCCATCATCACGAAGGGCTTCCGCAAGAAGGTCGTCGCCTTCGACGAGAACCAGGCCGTCACGGGCTTCAACAAGGTGGTCAAGGTGCCTGTCGACGAGAGCTGA
- the gdhA gene encoding NADP-specific glutamate dehydrogenase: MTVTTPAFHPLAPSVQTVFDTVLSRSPHEPEFHQAVHEVLHSIAPVLDRHPEYVDGGILERLVEPERQIMFRVPWVDDAGRLQVNRGYRIQFSSVLGPYKGGLRFHPSVNLSIIKFLGFEQIFKNALTGQGIGGGKGGSDFDPHGKSDAEVMRFCQSFMNELYRHLGEHTDVPAGDIGVGGREIGYLFGQYRKVTNRHESGMFTGKGTGWGGAEVRTEATGYGAVFFAQEMLGVHGDSLAGKRVGVSGSGNVAIYAIQKATQLGATAVTASDSSGYVVDDAGIDLDLLRQLKEVERARIVEYANRRPSARFVEGGSVWEVPVDIAVPSATQNEVSLADAEALIAGGVRAVSEGANMPCVPEAVEAFQKAGVLFAPGKAANAGGVATSALEMSQNASRQRWTFGDSENKLREIMADIHSAAFDAAERHDVAGDYVAGANIAGFERVAAAMLAQGVI; encoded by the coding sequence GTGACCGTAACGACTCCTGCCTTCCATCCGCTCGCCCCGTCCGTGCAGACCGTGTTCGACACCGTGCTGTCGCGCAGCCCGCACGAGCCGGAGTTCCACCAGGCCGTGCACGAAGTGCTGCACTCCATCGCACCGGTGCTCGATCGCCACCCGGAGTATGTCGACGGTGGCATCCTCGAGCGTCTGGTCGAGCCGGAACGTCAGATCATGTTCCGCGTGCCGTGGGTCGATGACGCGGGTCGCCTGCAGGTCAACCGCGGCTACCGCATCCAGTTCTCCTCGGTGCTCGGCCCGTACAAGGGCGGACTCCGGTTCCACCCGTCGGTGAACCTCTCGATCATCAAGTTCCTGGGCTTCGAGCAGATCTTCAAGAACGCGCTCACCGGTCAGGGCATCGGCGGCGGCAAGGGCGGATCGGACTTCGACCCGCACGGCAAGTCCGACGCCGAGGTCATGCGCTTCTGCCAGTCGTTCATGAACGAGCTCTACCGTCACCTCGGCGAGCACACCGACGTCCCCGCGGGCGACATCGGTGTCGGCGGCCGTGAGATCGGCTACCTCTTCGGCCAGTACCGCAAGGTCACCAACCGGCACGAGTCCGGCATGTTCACCGGCAAGGGCACCGGTTGGGGTGGCGCCGAGGTGCGCACCGAGGCCACCGGCTACGGCGCCGTGTTCTTCGCGCAGGAGATGCTCGGCGTCCACGGCGACTCGCTCGCCGGCAAGCGCGTCGGCGTCTCGGGCTCCGGCAACGTCGCGATCTACGCGATCCAGAAGGCGACCCAGCTCGGCGCGACCGCCGTCACGGCATCGGATTCCTCCGGCTATGTCGTCGACGACGCCGGCATCGACCTCGACCTGCTCCGGCAGCTCAAGGAGGTCGAGCGCGCCCGCATCGTCGAATACGCGAACCGTCGTCCGAGCGCACGCTTCGTCGAAGGCGGCAGCGTCTGGGAGGTACCGGTCGACATCGCCGTGCCGTCCGCCACGCAGAACGAGGTCAGCCTCGCCGATGCGGAGGCTCTGATCGCCGGCGGCGTCCGGGCCGTCTCCGAGGGTGCCAACATGCCCTGTGTTCCCGAAGCCGTCGAGGCGTTCCAGAAGGCCGGGGTGCTCTTCGCTCCCGGTAAGGCAGCCAACGCCGGTGGTGTCGCGACCTCTGCACTGGAGATGAGCCAGAACGCGTCCCGCCAGCGCTGGACCTTCGGCGACAGCGAGAACAAGCTGCGCGAGATCATGGCAGACATCCACAGCGCCGCCTTCGACGCGGCCGAGCGCCACGATGTCGCGGGCGACTACGTGGCGGGCGCGAACATCGCCGGCTTCGAGCGCGTCGCTGCGGCGATGCTCGCCCAGGGCGTCATCTGA
- a CDS encoding aminotransferase, whose product MPAKVGEGRVAEGEGLVRPDVDEAGAETIARECYGLVATATELGSNQDRNFLLTASDGTRSVLRIDNPVFGDDARDAQHAALDAYRAAGLAVPAVLPGLDGELTQRWGGFAARRSEFAEGEPLVDAGYLAPVVLAEFGALAAASVNALAELRHPGLDRDQMWDMRVAYEQTVALAPAIADDPLRTRVLAAAEEARGALAAVATELPVQPIHGDLTDDNVMGRRGADSRLHPHAVLDLGDLGLGWRVAELAVCVSSMLHHEADRPLRVLETIAAFHAEAPLSTAEARAVWPLVVLRASLLVASGWRQLEIDGANDYARERIAGEQAIFDAATLLPLAEMTEHVLARIGIDAPEFIVPELFSPLAPGRHEATSVAPLLPDLGGEVLIVDLDVESGALDAGRWLDPDAETALIASLLGRGTVVVPYGFFRLTRAAIDRADSTETWPIDAEIHVAPGRQLRVTAPVGGQLEREDGVVSILLDSLWVLEVRGLQEEAQRATAVRAGDTIGMLGVSDQPRVLTLCLRRIDAPSLDRAGVGAALVTPERVPAWIRFTADPAPLLGLPSLVEQDESAEELERRNDIFAAAQERYYERPPQIQRGWRHHLVDTTARSYIDMVNNVAGLGHGHPKIADVANRQLRTLATNSRFLYRELAEYSEALLALMPDDSDLDTVLLVNSGSEAVDLAIRLAQAATGRRTVVALREAYHGWTMASDAVTTSAYDNPFALATRPDWVHVADVPNRFRGTYRGADTTDRYLADLADDLEDLQRDDRQVAAFLCESILGNAGGVLLPDGYLAGAYAQVRAAGGLCIADEVQVGFGRMGSSFWGFEQSGVIPDIVTIAKPMGNGFPIGGVITSKRIADALSTQGQFFSSAGGSTLSCAVGLAVLDAMVEDGLQRNALDVGARLAEGLRGLATRHPLIGVVHGEGLYLGVELVRDRESMEPAASEAAAICERLRELGVIVLTTSERSNVLKIKPPLCLTAQSADQVVAMLDRVLSEGW is encoded by the coding sequence ATGCCCGCGAAGGTCGGTGAGGGTCGCGTGGCGGAGGGTGAGGGCCTCGTGCGTCCGGATGTGGATGAGGCCGGTGCCGAGACCATCGCGCGCGAGTGCTACGGCCTGGTCGCGACGGCGACCGAGCTCGGCAGCAATCAGGATCGGAACTTCCTGCTGACGGCGTCGGACGGCACGCGCAGTGTGCTCCGGATCGACAACCCGGTGTTCGGCGACGACGCCCGCGACGCGCAGCACGCCGCTCTCGACGCCTATCGCGCCGCGGGCCTGGCCGTTCCTGCGGTGCTGCCTGGTCTCGACGGGGAACTCACCCAGCGTTGGGGCGGCTTCGCGGCACGACGCAGCGAGTTCGCCGAGGGAGAGCCGCTGGTGGACGCGGGCTACCTCGCCCCGGTGGTGCTGGCGGAGTTCGGCGCGCTCGCGGCGGCATCCGTCAACGCCCTCGCGGAGCTCAGGCACCCCGGCCTGGACCGGGACCAGATGTGGGACATGCGTGTCGCGTACGAGCAGACGGTGGCGCTGGCCCCGGCGATCGCCGACGACCCGTTGCGCACGCGCGTGCTCGCGGCGGCGGAGGAGGCGCGCGGGGCGCTGGCGGCGGTGGCGACGGAGCTTCCCGTGCAGCCGATCCACGGCGATCTCACCGACGACAACGTGATGGGACGCCGGGGCGCTGACTCGAGACTGCACCCGCACGCCGTGCTGGATCTCGGGGACCTGGGTCTCGGGTGGCGCGTCGCCGAGCTCGCCGTCTGCGTCTCGTCGATGCTGCACCACGAAGCGGATCGGCCGCTGCGGGTGCTCGAGACGATCGCCGCTTTCCATGCGGAGGCGCCGTTGAGTACGGCCGAAGCCCGCGCGGTGTGGCCGCTGGTCGTGCTGCGGGCGTCGCTGCTGGTCGCCAGCGGGTGGCGGCAGCTCGAGATCGACGGGGCGAACGACTACGCCAGGGAGCGGATCGCGGGGGAGCAGGCCATCTTCGACGCGGCCACGCTGCTGCCGCTGGCCGAGATGACCGAGCATGTGCTCGCCCGGATCGGGATCGATGCTCCCGAGTTCATCGTCCCGGAGCTCTTCTCACCCCTCGCTCCGGGGCGGCACGAAGCCACCTCTGTGGCGCCGTTGCTCCCTGATCTCGGTGGGGAGGTCCTGATCGTGGACCTCGACGTCGAGTCCGGCGCACTCGATGCCGGACGTTGGCTGGACCCTGACGCCGAGACCGCGCTTATCGCGTCGCTTCTCGGACGCGGCACCGTCGTCGTCCCCTACGGATTCTTCCGTCTGACGCGCGCGGCGATCGATCGCGCGGATTCGACCGAGACCTGGCCGATCGATGCGGAGATCCACGTCGCGCCCGGTCGGCAGCTGCGCGTCACCGCGCCGGTGGGTGGACAGCTCGAGCGCGAGGACGGTGTGGTCAGCATCCTTCTCGACAGCCTCTGGGTGCTCGAGGTCCGCGGGCTCCAGGAAGAGGCGCAGAGGGCGACGGCCGTTCGAGCGGGTGACACGATCGGCATGCTCGGTGTGTCCGACCAGCCGCGCGTGCTCACGCTGTGTCTCCGCCGCATCGATGCTCCGTCGCTGGACAGAGCCGGCGTCGGAGCCGCGCTCGTGACCCCGGAACGTGTTCCCGCCTGGATCCGTTTCACCGCCGACCCGGCACCCCTGCTCGGCCTTCCGTCGCTCGTGGAGCAGGACGAGTCCGCGGAAGAGCTCGAGCGTCGCAATGACATCTTCGCGGCCGCGCAGGAGCGCTACTACGAGCGACCTCCGCAGATCCAGCGCGGCTGGCGGCACCACCTGGTCGACACGACGGCCCGCTCGTACATCGACATGGTCAACAACGTCGCGGGCCTCGGACACGGTCATCCGAAGATCGCGGACGTGGCGAATCGTCAGTTGCGCACGCTCGCCACGAACTCTCGGTTCCTGTATCGCGAACTCGCCGAGTACAGCGAGGCGCTGCTCGCCCTCATGCCCGACGACAGCGATCTCGACACCGTGCTGCTGGTGAACAGCGGTTCGGAGGCGGTCGATCTCGCGATCCGTCTCGCACAGGCCGCCACCGGCCGCCGCACGGTCGTCGCGCTGCGCGAGGCGTACCACGGCTGGACGATGGCGAGCGATGCCGTCACCACGAGCGCGTATGACAATCCCTTCGCCCTGGCCACGCGTCCTGACTGGGTGCACGTCGCCGATGTGCCCAATCGCTTCCGTGGCACCTACCGCGGAGCCGACACCACTGATCGCTATCTCGCGGATCTGGCGGATGACCTCGAGGACCTGCAGCGGGATGACCGGCAGGTCGCCGCATTCCTGTGCGAGTCGATCCTCGGCAACGCCGGGGGAGTCCTGCTGCCGGACGGCTATCTCGCCGGTGCGTATGCGCAGGTCAGAGCGGCCGGCGGCCTCTGCATCGCCGATGAGGTGCAGGTCGGGTTCGGACGCATGGGGTCCTCGTTCTGGGGCTTCGAGCAGTCCGGCGTGATCCCCGATATCGTGACGATCGCGAAGCCCATGGGCAACGGATTCCCGATCGGCGGGGTCATCACCTCGAAACGCATCGCGGATGCGCTCTCGACCCAGGGGCAGTTCTTCTCCTCGGCGGGAGGCAGCACACTCAGCTGCGCGGTCGGCCTGGCCGTGCTCGACGCGATGGTCGAGGACGGTCTGCAGCGCAACGCGCTCGACGTCGGGGCCCGGCTGGCCGAGGGGCTGCGAGGCTTGGCGACACGGCATCCGCTCATCGGCGTCGTGCACGGCGAGGGGTTGTATCTCGGCGTCGAGCTCGTGCGCGACCGGGAGTCGATGGAACCGGCGGCGTCTGAGGCGGCGGCGATCTGCGAGCGTCTGCGCGAGCTCGGAGTGATTGTGCTGACCACTTCCGAGCGATCCAACGTGCTCAAGATCAAGCCGCCGCTGTGCCTGACGGCGCAGAGCGCGGATCAAGTCGTCGCGATGCTCGATCGGGTGCTCTCGGAAGGCTGGTAG